Proteins co-encoded in one Kribbella qitaiheensis genomic window:
- a CDS encoding RNA polymerase sigma factor, whose product MASSSASRQDVFRTHVEPEIEVLLRVGQTLTGSWADGEDLVQETLIRAWTAIDRFDGAHPRAWLLTILRNAHLNSLRRQRPDLTDDTASFDRARPAFGATAPPGPEQTVIDRALDEDLERAVARLDEKFRTVLLLIDVDLLTYTEAAELLGIPVGTVMSRLSRARDRVRLQLRATGALPTTATTGRTGSLAQRKR is encoded by the coding sequence GTGGCGAGCTCTTCGGCGTCGCGCCAGGATGTGTTCCGCACGCATGTCGAACCGGAGATCGAGGTGCTGCTGCGGGTCGGTCAGACCCTGACCGGGTCGTGGGCCGATGGCGAGGATCTGGTGCAGGAGACCTTGATCCGGGCGTGGACGGCGATCGACCGGTTCGATGGGGCGCACCCGCGCGCCTGGCTGCTGACGATCCTGCGCAACGCGCACCTGAATTCACTGCGCCGCCAACGCCCGGACCTCACTGATGACACCGCCAGTTTCGACCGTGCCCGGCCTGCCTTCGGAGCGACCGCGCCCCCTGGGCCCGAACAGACCGTCATCGATCGCGCGTTGGACGAGGACCTCGAGCGGGCCGTGGCCAGGTTGGACGAGAAGTTCCGGACCGTGTTGCTGCTGATCGACGTCGACCTGCTCACCTACACCGAGGCCGCCGAACTACTCGGAATCCCGGTCGGCACGGTGATGTCGCGGCTCTCCCGAGCCCGCGATCGCGTCCGTCTTCAGTTGCGCGCCACCGGCGCCCTACCCACTACAGCCACGACCGGCCGCACCGGCTCGCTCGCACAGAGGAAGCGATGA
- a CDS encoding SPASM domain-containing protein, with product MKNNSAVALPRYVELETSRRCNRTCGWCPNGEGSLRHDQELMDWALFARITGELGAAGYDGWLANHNYNEPLLNPRVFEELDHVAHVLPGAKPAIYTNGDVLREPMLTRLLEAGVHYLRVTRYPHHAETPAAYEALRTWARRAGLEHWAWEERTVRQGLALVWQRGEVKVEVIAPNIIAAYNNRGGTVTQLPMLGSPRLEACWMTATSASIDFRGRMKMCCCVYPDLDDHAGYIIGNLAEASFTELWTGDQMSGYRSAHARADWSLSPACRSCTQPLPETRRVSADA from the coding sequence ATGAAGAACAACTCAGCCGTGGCGTTGCCGCGTTACGTGGAACTGGAGACCAGCCGGCGCTGCAACCGGACCTGCGGGTGGTGTCCCAACGGCGAAGGATCGCTTCGTCATGATCAGGAGCTGATGGACTGGGCGCTGTTCGCAAGGATCACCGGCGAACTGGGCGCGGCCGGCTATGACGGTTGGCTGGCCAACCACAACTACAACGAGCCCCTGCTCAACCCCCGCGTATTCGAAGAGCTGGATCACGTCGCTCACGTGTTGCCTGGAGCCAAACCCGCGATCTACACCAACGGCGACGTCCTACGCGAGCCGATGCTGACGCGGCTGCTCGAGGCCGGGGTGCACTACCTGCGGGTGACCCGCTACCCCCACCATGCCGAGACGCCCGCGGCGTACGAGGCGCTGCGCACTTGGGCCCGGCGCGCCGGGCTGGAGCATTGGGCGTGGGAGGAGCGCACGGTGCGCCAGGGCCTTGCGCTGGTCTGGCAGCGCGGCGAGGTGAAAGTTGAGGTCATCGCCCCGAACATCATTGCCGCCTACAACAACCGCGGCGGAACTGTCACCCAGCTGCCGATGCTCGGCTCGCCGCGGCTTGAGGCGTGCTGGATGACCGCGACCAGCGCGAGCATCGACTTCCGAGGCCGGATGAAGATGTGCTGCTGCGTCTATCCAGACCTCGACGATCACGCCGGCTACATCATCGGCAACCTGGCCGAGGCCTCGTTCACCGAATTGTGGACCGGTGACCAGATGAGCGGCTACCGGTCCGCGCATGCCCGTGCGGACTGGTCTTTGTCGCCCGCGTGCAGGTCCTGCACCCAGCCGCTGCCCGAGACCCGGCGGGTGAGCGCCGATGCCTGA
- a CDS encoding class I SAM-dependent methyltransferase: protein MPGKLQQRRGHRDHLRRETFLGLDVAAPPVNLFRPGILLALRIAERFGAVAVAGCMLVTVDLSSVHRYGVGARFYDVLSGERLVYRTGRVAAIELLALGAGDRVLDVGCGTGLSLPLLVDAVGPDGRIVGVDASSEMLERARRRVVRNRWEHVDLVRGAAGDVARLAAGPFDAALFTYSLAIVDDWRRAWRQTLTLVRPGGRIAVVDTALPIGGWRILAPVARLAMFTGGVHASRQVWRMVAADTVETTHRVLNGGHVHVAVGSVVANDSRPSGTVPDPRDQR, encoded by the coding sequence ATGCCGGGGAAACTTCAGCAGCGTCGTGGCCATCGCGACCACCTGCGGCGGGAGACCTTCCTGGGTCTGGATGTCGCCGCTCCACCCGTCAACCTGTTTCGACCAGGCATCTTGCTGGCCTTGCGAATAGCCGAACGCTTTGGCGCCGTGGCTGTGGCGGGGTGCATGCTGGTAACCGTGGATCTGTCGAGCGTGCACCGTTACGGCGTTGGCGCCCGTTTCTACGATGTGCTGTCGGGCGAGCGATTGGTATACCGGACGGGTCGGGTCGCCGCGATCGAGCTGCTGGCGCTGGGGGCTGGTGATCGGGTCCTGGATGTCGGATGTGGGACGGGCCTAAGTCTCCCCTTGCTGGTCGATGCGGTCGGTCCTGACGGTCGGATTGTCGGAGTGGACGCGAGTTCGGAGATGCTTGAGCGTGCTCGCCGGCGCGTCGTGAGGAACCGGTGGGAGCACGTGGACCTAGTCCGGGGCGCCGCGGGCGATGTGGCTCGTCTGGCTGCTGGGCCATTCGACGCGGCACTGTTCACCTACTCTCTGGCCATCGTCGACGATTGGCGCCGAGCTTGGCGCCAGACGCTCACGCTGGTGCGCCCGGGAGGTCGGATTGCAGTGGTCGATACTGCATTGCCGATCGGCGGCTGGCGGATCTTGGCGCCGGTGGCGCGGCTGGCGATGTTCACCGGCGGGGTGCACGCGTCTCGCCAGGTCTGGCGCATGGTCGCCGCGGATACGGTCGAGACCACACATCGGGTCCTCAACGGGGGGCACGTGCACGTCGCCGTTGGTTCGGTCGTGGCCAACGACTCTAGGCCCAGCGGGACGGTCCCGGATCCCCGCGATCAGCGGTGA
- a CDS encoding GNAT family N-acetyltransferase yields the protein MAGEGAFADPGAAIEIAAREYDDPDALLLVKALYGEQLDTYGFADSPESEIAADYTAPQGLLLVGYTSSGQPVGCGGYRTYDQTEHVAEVRKMYVQPDYRGMGLGRRILKQLERQATARGARKLILETGALNEAAIGLYVEVGYYPIPSYVPGRGSSNRAFAKELEAEG from the coding sequence TTGGCCGGCGAAGGCGCGTTCGCCGATCCCGGTGCCGCCATTGAGATTGCTGCACGCGAGTACGACGACCCAGACGCGCTGCTGCTCGTCAAAGCACTGTACGGCGAGCAGCTCGACACCTACGGTTTTGCAGACTCGCCCGAGAGTGAAATCGCGGCCGACTACACAGCACCACAAGGGCTCCTTCTGGTTGGGTACACATCCAGTGGGCAACCTGTCGGCTGCGGGGGCTATCGCACCTACGACCAGACCGAGCATGTGGCGGAAGTTCGCAAGATGTACGTCCAGCCGGACTATCGCGGGATGGGGCTGGGGCGCCGGATCCTCAAACAGCTGGAACGCCAGGCCACTGCGCGAGGAGCTCGCAAACTCATCCTTGAAACAGGCGCCTTGAATGAAGCTGCGATAGGCCTCTACGTCGAGGTTGGTTACTACCCCATTCCGTCTTATGTACCTGGCCGGGGGAGCAGCAATCGGGCGTTCGCCAAAGAACTCGAAGCGGAGGGTTAG
- a CDS encoding dihydrolipoyl dehydrogenase family protein, which produces MTENSPTDFTTAKSDPRTAGWRSDELTPPDGTAWDLLIIGGGTAGIVAAKTAAGFGANVLVVEAARTGGDCLWTGCVPSKALLAAAHAAADARTAVRYGVHVDGVRVDFGEVMTHVRATIETIEPDDSPDTLRAAGAHVAHGRAKLSSPDTAVIIDSSPGTSAGDGVRVRFRHALIATGSSPAIPPIPGLAEADPLTSDTIWSLTELPQRLLVLGGGSIGCELGQAFARLGSHVSILEEAPNLLPREDPHAASLLLAALADDGISISNGARLESVERRDNGWRGRTSSGSTIPFDRVLVAVGRTPHTADLGLEAAGVTSDDHGHVVVDKQLRTSNPRIWAAGDVTGHPQFTHVAGVHGSLATSNAILGLHRSVDTATIPRVTFTQPEVAAVGVAPDQAGAHSGLTVRTIDHTDLDRAVTEDIRRGVTRLVLDRRGRIVGATIVGPRAGESLAELVLAARQGLRARDLATAMHAYPTYGDGPWRAAIEHVQSQLHRSAPRSVRKILASLARRRAH; this is translated from the coding sequence ATGACCGAGAACAGCCCAACAGACTTCACCACCGCCAAGTCTGACCCGCGCACCGCCGGGTGGCGGTCCGACGAGCTGACTCCGCCGGACGGGACCGCGTGGGACCTGCTGATCATCGGTGGTGGCACGGCCGGCATCGTCGCCGCGAAGACTGCGGCCGGTTTCGGCGCCAACGTGCTGGTGGTGGAAGCCGCTCGAACGGGCGGGGACTGCCTGTGGACGGGGTGCGTGCCGAGCAAGGCGCTGCTCGCCGCGGCGCACGCCGCCGCGGACGCGCGCACCGCGGTCCGCTACGGGGTACACGTCGACGGCGTCCGGGTCGACTTCGGTGAGGTGATGACGCACGTCCGCGCGACGATCGAGACGATCGAACCCGACGATTCGCCCGATACCCTCCGGGCAGCCGGTGCCCACGTCGCCCACGGCCGAGCAAAGCTGTCGAGCCCGGACACCGCGGTCATCATCGATAGCTCACCAGGCACATCGGCCGGTGACGGCGTACGGGTCCGGTTTCGGCATGCCCTGATCGCGACCGGATCATCGCCGGCGATTCCGCCGATCCCCGGGCTGGCCGAGGCCGATCCGTTGACCAGCGACACGATCTGGAGCCTCACCGAACTCCCTCAGCGGCTACTTGTTCTCGGCGGCGGCAGCATCGGCTGCGAACTTGGCCAGGCGTTCGCCAGGCTCGGCTCGCACGTCAGCATCCTCGAGGAGGCGCCGAATCTGTTGCCCCGCGAAGACCCGCACGCGGCGTCGTTGCTGCTCGCCGCGCTCGCCGACGATGGCATCTCGATCAGCAATGGTGCCCGGCTGGAATCGGTCGAACGGCGCGACAACGGCTGGCGGGGCCGCACGTCGAGCGGCTCGACGATCCCGTTCGACCGCGTACTCGTTGCGGTCGGCCGGACACCTCACACCGCCGATCTGGGCCTCGAGGCCGCAGGTGTGACCAGCGACGACCACGGGCACGTGGTAGTCGACAAACAGCTGCGCACGAGCAACCCGCGCATCTGGGCCGCCGGTGACGTGACCGGACACCCGCAATTCACCCACGTTGCCGGCGTGCACGGCAGCCTCGCCACCAGCAACGCGATCCTCGGATTGCACCGCAGCGTGGACACCGCGACCATCCCCCGCGTCACCTTCACCCAACCGGAGGTCGCCGCGGTCGGGGTCGCTCCGGACCAGGCAGGAGCGCACTCCGGGCTGACCGTACGCACGATCGACCACACCGACCTCGACCGGGCCGTCACCGAAGACATTCGTCGTGGCGTCACTCGCCTGGTCCTGGACCGGCGCGGCCGCATCGTCGGCGCAACCATCGTCGGCCCACGAGCGGGCGAGTCACTCGCCGAACTCGTACTCGCCGCCCGACAGGGGCTGCGTGCCCGCGATCTCGCCACGGCGATGCACGCCTACCCGACCTACGGCGACGGGCCGTGGAGGGCAGCCATCGAGCACGTGCAGTCCCAGTTGCATCGTTCCGCGCCGCGGTCGGTTCGCAAAATCCTGGCATCGCTGGCCCGGCGGCGTGCGCACTGA
- a CDS encoding DUF427 domain-containing protein has product MVEAAFNGHVIARSGDILIVEGNHYFPPADVEARFLKRSWLKTLCPWKGIASYYTIEVSGATGRNAAWTYRHPSPLARRIKNHVAFSGDVRVVEV; this is encoded by the coding sequence ATGGTTGAGGCGGCATTCAACGGGCACGTCATCGCCCGTAGCGGCGACATTCTCATCGTCGAGGGCAACCATTATTTCCCGCCCGCCGATGTTGAGGCCCGGTTCCTGAAACGCTCCTGGCTGAAGACGCTGTGCCCGTGGAAGGGCATCGCCAGCTACTACACGATCGAGGTCTCGGGCGCGACAGGCCGCAACGCCGCCTGGACCTACCGGCACCCCTCACCGCTGGCCCGGCGGATCAAGAACCACGTCGCGTTCAGCGGCGACGTTCGCGTGGTGGAGGTATGA
- a CDS encoding CDP-alcohol phosphatidyltransferase family protein: protein MFDTRVRRLLAPALDGVGARIADVGVPPLALTTIGWLAGIAACVAITSHSWVLALVLWLANRVLDGLDGPVARQRGATDLGGFLDIVADFSVYAGFVVAVAIAEPEARLACLALLTAYYISGTAFLALSALIERRGGRGGDGRSLRFVGGLAEGTETVVVYILICVLPRQAELIAWLFTVAVAITAVQRVVLGVHILCQVPPHPATGPRAVPARQESQ from the coding sequence GTGTTTGACACGCGGGTCCGGCGGCTGCTCGCGCCGGCCCTGGACGGTGTCGGTGCCCGGATCGCGGACGTGGGCGTTCCGCCGCTGGCCCTGACCACGATCGGGTGGCTCGCCGGGATCGCCGCCTGCGTGGCAATAACATCCCACTCTTGGGTCCTGGCGCTGGTCTTGTGGCTGGCCAACCGGGTCCTAGACGGACTGGACGGCCCGGTCGCGCGTCAACGCGGGGCCACTGATCTGGGCGGGTTCCTCGACATCGTCGCGGACTTCAGCGTCTACGCCGGCTTCGTCGTCGCCGTCGCAATCGCCGAACCGGAGGCCCGGCTGGCGTGCCTGGCGCTGCTGACCGCGTACTACATATCTGGGACCGCGTTCCTGGCGTTGTCCGCACTGATCGAGCGCCGGGGCGGGCGCGGCGGCGATGGACGATCGCTGCGGTTCGTCGGCGGTCTGGCCGAAGGAACCGAAACGGTCGTCGTCTACATCTTGATCTGCGTCCTACCGAGACAGGCGGAGCTGATCGCGTGGCTGTTCACCGTCGCGGTCGCCATCACAGCCGTCCAGCGCGTTGTTCTCGGCGTGCACATCCTGTGCCAGGTTCCCCCTCACCCCGCTACCGGACCGCGTGCGGTTCCCGCTCGTCAGGAGAGCCAATGA
- a CDS encoding phosphomannomutase/phosphoglucomutase has product MRDLTGLIKAYDIRGTVPDQLDAELTFQIGAAFAHLTGAELITVGQDMRESSPELAAAFAAGANSRGSDVLDIGLASTDLLYYASGTRDVPGAMITASHNPAGYNGIKLCRAAAAPVGQDTGLAEIRTLLETGLPAYDGPAGTTRSEDLLQPYAGYLHSLVNLAGSRPLKIVVDAGNGMAGHTAPAVLDHPAFEIVPLYFELDGTFPNHEANPLEPANLVDLCAAVREHRADVGLAFDGDADRCFFVDENGEAVSPSAVVSLIATRELARHPGAAIVYNVITSKAVAELVTEHGGKPIRTRVGHSFIKQVMAEHDAVFGGEHSGHYYFREFWRADTGMLAALHVLAALGETDQPLSALAGQFSRYTASGEINSTISDVPAVLDRVEAHYTADGAAADRLDGLTITLPEGAWFNLRPSNTEPLLRLNVEASDQPRMTKIRQDVLAMLGS; this is encoded by the coding sequence ATGCGAGACCTCACCGGCCTGATCAAGGCATACGACATCCGCGGCACTGTCCCGGACCAGCTCGACGCCGAGCTGACCTTCCAGATCGGTGCCGCCTTCGCGCACCTGACCGGTGCGGAACTGATCACGGTCGGCCAGGACATGCGTGAATCGTCACCCGAACTCGCCGCAGCCTTCGCCGCCGGCGCGAACAGCCGGGGCAGCGACGTGCTCGACATCGGGCTGGCCTCCACCGATCTGCTGTACTACGCCTCCGGCACCCGCGACGTCCCCGGCGCGATGATCACCGCCAGCCACAACCCCGCCGGCTACAACGGCATCAAACTCTGCCGCGCCGCAGCAGCCCCGGTCGGCCAAGACACCGGCCTGGCCGAAATCAGGACCCTGCTGGAGACCGGACTACCCGCCTACGACGGCCCGGCCGGAACCACCCGTTCGGAAGACCTGCTGCAGCCCTACGCCGGATACCTGCACAGCCTGGTCAACCTCGCGGGCAGCCGCCCGTTGAAAATCGTGGTGGATGCCGGCAACGGCATGGCCGGACACACCGCACCGGCCGTACTCGATCACCCCGCCTTCGAGATCGTGCCGCTGTACTTCGAGCTCGACGGCACCTTCCCCAACCACGAGGCCAACCCGCTGGAACCAGCCAACCTCGTCGACCTGTGCGCGGCGGTCCGCGAGCACCGGGCCGACGTTGGCCTGGCCTTCGACGGAGACGCCGACCGCTGCTTTTTCGTCGACGAGAACGGCGAAGCGGTGTCCCCTAGCGCGGTCGTCAGCCTCATCGCGACCCGCGAGCTCGCCCGCCACCCCGGTGCCGCGATCGTCTACAACGTCATCACCAGCAAAGCCGTCGCCGAACTAGTCACCGAGCACGGCGGAAAACCCATCCGCACCCGAGTCGGCCACTCATTCATCAAGCAGGTCATGGCCGAACACGACGCCGTCTTCGGCGGCGAACACTCCGGTCACTACTACTTCCGTGAGTTCTGGCGCGCCGACACCGGCATGCTGGCCGCACTGCACGTACTGGCCGCTCTCGGCGAGACCGACCAGCCACTGTCAGCACTCGCAGGCCAATTCTCCCGCTACACAGCCAGCGGCGAGATCAACAGCACGATCAGCGACGTGCCGGCCGTCCTCGACCGAGTCGAGGCGCACTACACCGCGGACGGCGCCGCCGCCGACCGGTTGGACGGCCTCACCATCACTCTGCCCGAAGGCGCCTGGTTCAACCTGCGCCCCTCCAACACCGAACCGCTCCTGCGCCTCAACGTCGAAGCATCCGACCAACCCCGCATGACCAAGATCCGCCAGGACGTGCTGGCCATGCTCGGCTCCTGA
- a CDS encoding zf-HC2 domain-containing protein yields MSVTSMWTCHWARRRIQRYLDADPAAPLTFEEVHRLEVHLATCDRCTALTDEYRGVRQALIGWSTRRYPHPAALARLRVAAEQIMSEDAG; encoded by the coding sequence ATGTCCGTCACCAGCATGTGGACCTGCCATTGGGCGCGGCGCCGTATCCAGCGCTACCTCGACGCCGACCCCGCCGCGCCGCTCACCTTCGAGGAGGTGCACCGGCTGGAGGTGCACCTGGCCACCTGTGACCGGTGCACCGCGCTGACCGACGAGTACCGCGGCGTGCGCCAGGCCCTGATCGGTTGGTCCACGCGCCGCTACCCCCACCCGGCGGCGCTCGCACGGCTGCGGGTGGCCGCCGAACAGATCATGAGCGAGGACGCCGGATGA
- a CDS encoding NAD-dependent epimerase/dehydratase family protein: MRLLVLGGSWFVGSAVVGEARARGHDVTLFNRGLSNARPLRDVRHVSGDWEQEADLRRLAAAGPWDAVIDVAGTIPRLVRRCAEALSPVAGHYVFVSTISAYRDWPHKPVDETSTLWDAPAVDDPGRRSWDPDAYGPLKVGCELAAADVFGTDGLLIVRPHVVLGPREYVGRLPWWLRRVHRGGEILVPAPDRNIQPVDVRDLATFIVDRAESTSTGIYNVAAPQGREQFSDLIAACAEATGRAATVVWADEEWLIEQGVRQWTEIPLWRALPTAWSMSTSKAEAAGLRCRSIRETAVDTWAWMQDGGRAVDHERTAEHGISVERETALLAAWRQR; encoded by the coding sequence ATGCGACTCCTTGTCCTCGGTGGCAGCTGGTTTGTCGGCAGCGCTGTAGTTGGCGAAGCACGGGCTCGTGGTCACGACGTCACGCTGTTCAACCGTGGGCTGTCGAACGCCAGACCGCTCCGGGACGTACGACACGTGAGCGGCGATTGGGAGCAGGAAGCCGACCTCCGCCGACTGGCCGCAGCCGGTCCATGGGATGCCGTGATCGATGTAGCCGGGACAATCCCTCGTCTGGTTCGCCGCTGCGCCGAGGCGCTGTCGCCGGTCGCTGGGCACTACGTCTTCGTCTCGACGATCTCGGCCTATCGCGATTGGCCTCACAAGCCCGTCGACGAGACGTCGACACTCTGGGATGCCCCCGCAGTTGACGATCCCGGTAGGCGCAGCTGGGACCCGGACGCCTATGGCCCGTTGAAGGTCGGCTGCGAGCTGGCAGCGGCTGACGTGTTCGGAACCGACGGCTTGCTCATTGTCCGGCCCCATGTCGTGCTCGGCCCACGCGAGTACGTCGGTCGGCTGCCTTGGTGGCTGCGTCGCGTCCACCGCGGAGGCGAGATCCTTGTGCCGGCACCGGATCGAAACATTCAGCCTGTCGATGTGCGAGACCTGGCAACGTTCATTGTGGATCGCGCGGAGTCGACGTCCACTGGTATCTACAACGTCGCCGCGCCTCAGGGCCGCGAGCAGTTCAGCGACCTCATCGCAGCCTGTGCCGAAGCCACCGGAAGGGCAGCCACTGTGGTCTGGGCTGACGAGGAGTGGCTGATCGAGCAGGGCGTGAGGCAGTGGACCGAGATTCCGCTGTGGCGAGCTCTGCCGACCGCCTGGTCGATGTCCACTAGCAAGGCGGAGGCGGCCGGTCTTCGCTGCCGGTCCATCCGCGAAACCGCTGTGGATACGTGGGCCTGGATGCAGGACGGCGGGCGTGCCGTGGACCACGAGCGAACCGCCGAACACGGGATATCCGTCGAACGCGAAACGGCGCTCTTGGCCGCCTGGCGCCAGCGGTAA
- a CDS encoding radical SAM domain-containing protein, with protein sequence MRLLSLLHDLEVVTRPVHPETRAALDRRWVELPEAVRTPAQALGQHAVGCEGTHGVFPRCNLACTPCYHSRDANRVAVSGSHTQTEVAAQMSLLRTVRGPRAHAQLIGGEVSLLPADDHAAALQVMIDHGRQPMSMSHGDFDYDYLRDLALGPEGKPRLKRLSFAGHFDMLMFGRRGIERPADEASLNLYRQRFADMFKRLKREHGVRYFLAHNMTVTPRNLDQIAAVIRDCKDYGFGLFSFQPAAFLGDDRRWHESYRDASGDEVWAEVEKGAGCRLPFRALQIGDERCNRTTYGFFLGQTYHPILDDENPADLAVRDTFFRYFGGVSFSGTPLPLLTVKIARVVARHPSLLGWFGGWLARTVRKAGLGNLLRHRIRPVTFVMHSFMDAADVAPAWAGLQAGRDSSDPRIAATQQRLLACSYAMAHPETGELVPACVQHSVLDPAENIALRRLLPLTPVTGRSAASTRPGSSV encoded by the coding sequence ATGAGGCTGCTGAGTCTGCTACATGACCTGGAGGTGGTGACCCGCCCGGTCCATCCTGAGACCCGCGCCGCGCTTGATCGGCGCTGGGTCGAGCTGCCCGAGGCGGTCCGGACCCCGGCGCAGGCCCTGGGTCAGCACGCGGTCGGCTGCGAAGGCACCCACGGGGTGTTCCCGCGCTGCAATTTGGCCTGCACCCCGTGCTACCACTCACGCGACGCCAACCGGGTCGCGGTCAGCGGCAGCCATACCCAGACTGAGGTGGCCGCGCAGATGAGTCTGCTGCGCACCGTGCGTGGCCCGCGCGCCCACGCCCAGCTGATCGGTGGGGAGGTGAGCCTACTGCCGGCAGATGATCACGCCGCTGCGCTGCAGGTCATGATCGATCATGGCCGGCAACCGATGAGTATGAGCCACGGTGACTTTGATTACGACTATCTCCGTGATCTGGCGCTGGGCCCGGAAGGGAAACCCCGGCTGAAGCGGCTGTCGTTCGCAGGGCACTTCGACATGTTGATGTTCGGGCGGCGCGGTATCGAGCGGCCCGCAGATGAGGCTTCGCTCAACCTCTACCGGCAACGATTCGCTGACATGTTCAAGCGGCTCAAACGCGAGCACGGCGTGCGGTACTTCCTGGCCCACAATATGACCGTCACCCCGCGCAACCTCGATCAGATCGCGGCCGTGATCAGGGATTGCAAGGACTACGGCTTCGGGTTGTTCTCCTTCCAACCGGCCGCCTTCCTCGGCGATGACCGGCGCTGGCACGAGAGCTACCGCGACGCCTCTGGCGACGAGGTGTGGGCCGAGGTCGAGAAGGGGGCGGGCTGTCGGCTGCCGTTCCGGGCGCTGCAGATCGGCGACGAGCGCTGCAACCGCACCACCTACGGCTTCTTCCTCGGCCAGACCTACCACCCGATCCTCGACGATGAGAACCCGGCCGACCTGGCCGTGCGGGACACGTTCTTCCGTTATTTCGGCGGCGTGAGTTTCTCCGGCACGCCGCTGCCGCTGCTCACGGTCAAAATCGCCCGGGTCGTGGCCCGGCACCCGTCGCTGCTCGGGTGGTTCGGCGGTTGGTTGGCCCGGACCGTGCGCAAGGCCGGTCTCGGCAACCTGCTCCGCCATCGGATCCGGCCGGTCACCTTCGTGATGCATTCCTTCATGGACGCCGCTGATGTCGCCCCGGCCTGGGCAGGCCTGCAAGCCGGACGCGACAGCAGCGACCCGCGAATCGCCGCGACCCAGCAGCGGCTGCTCGCCTGCTCCTACGCGATGGCCCACCCCGAGACCGGTGAGCTCGTCCCCGCATGCGTCCAGCACAGTGTGCTGGACCCGGCCGAGAACATCGCACTGCGACGGCTGCTCCCGTTGACCCCGGTCACCGGCCGATCCGCTGCTTCCACCAGGCCAGGCTCGAGTGTTTGA